One stretch of Filifactor alocis ATCC 35896 DNA includes these proteins:
- the yaaA gene encoding S4 domain-containing protein YaaA, which produces MKEQRIKIDTEFIKLDQLLKLSNQVSTGGEAKVCILSEEVKVNGEIETRRGKKIRSGDKVEINGELIVVE; this is translated from the coding sequence ATGAAAGAACAAAGAATTAAAATTGATACTGAATTTATCAAATTGGATCAGTTGCTGAAATTATCGAATCAAGTTTCTACCGGAGGAGAAGCGAAAGTTTGTATTTTATCAGAAGAAGTTAAGGTAAACGGTGAGATTGAAACTCGTCGCGGAAAAAAGATTCGTTCAGGCGACAAGGTGGAAATAAACGGAGAATTGATTGTTGTAGAGTAG
- the recF gene encoding DNA replication/repair protein RecF (All proteins in this family for which functions are known are DNA-binding proteins that assist the filamentation of RecA onto DNA for the initiation of recombination or recombinational repair.), which produces MKIHQLTLKNFRNYEQLELLFKEGANVFVGQNGQGKTNVLEAISLFSVGRSFRTVRDLDMVAFGQDAATVSAIVENLHGRYTIDMKLGKSIKKAVKINSVPIEKLQDLFGVLNIVVFSPDDLKLVKDGPKERRLFLDREISQLKPRYYRILSEYYKVLNQRNTLLKQEVDEVLLEIYTQQIAKSGFQIHKMREEFIEHIREFAQEIHSKISSKKEVLEIEYEPNVYAISEEEYFRYLMDGKEHDFIRKHSTRGIHKDDVALVINEMDIRHFGSQGQKRSAAISLKLSEIQMIYQDTGEYPIVLLDDIFSELDYSRQRMLLDYVTNTQVFVTTAEKFLDNGKIYAVENGKISVEEG; this is translated from the coding sequence ATGAAGATTCATCAACTGACATTAAAAAATTTCAGAAATTACGAACAGTTGGAACTGCTTTTCAAAGAAGGTGCCAATGTTTTTGTGGGACAAAACGGACAGGGAAAGACGAATGTATTGGAAGCAATTTCTCTCTTTTCGGTCGGGCGTTCCTTTCGTACGGTAAGAGATTTGGATATGGTTGCATTTGGACAGGACGCTGCAACGGTATCTGCAATAGTTGAAAATCTTCACGGACGGTACACGATTGATATGAAACTTGGAAAATCAATCAAAAAAGCTGTCAAAATAAACTCTGTTCCGATTGAAAAGTTACAAGATTTGTTTGGCGTATTGAATATCGTCGTGTTTTCTCCTGATGACTTGAAATTGGTCAAAGACGGACCGAAGGAGAGAAGGCTGTTTTTGGATCGTGAAATCTCACAACTAAAGCCACGATATTATCGGATTCTGTCGGAATATTACAAGGTGTTGAATCAAAGAAATACTTTGTTGAAACAGGAAGTTGACGAGGTGTTGCTTGAGATTTATACACAGCAGATTGCAAAGTCCGGATTTCAGATTCATAAGATGAGAGAGGAATTTATTGAGCATATAAGAGAGTTTGCACAGGAGATTCATTCCAAAATTTCTTCTAAAAAAGAAGTGCTTGAAATTGAGTATGAACCGAATGTGTATGCAATATCGGAAGAAGAATACTTCCGTTATTTGATGGATGGAAAAGAACACGATTTTATTCGAAAACACTCTACAAGAGGAATTCATAAAGATGATGTAGCACTTGTCATCAACGAGATGGATATTCGTCATTTCGGTTCGCAAGGACAAAAGAGAAGTGCTGCTATTTCTCTGAAATTATCTGAAATTCAGATGATTTATCAAGATACAGGGGAGTATCCGATTGTGCTGTTGGATGATATTTTCAGCGAATTGGATTACTCCAGACAACGGATGTTGTTGGATTATGTGACAAATACTCAAGTGTTTGTGACAACTGCGGAAAAATTTTTGGATAACGGCAAAATTTATGCTGTAGAAAACGGTAAGATTAGTGTTGAGGAAGGGTAG
- the gyrB gene encoding DNA topoisomerase (ATP-hydrolyzing) subunit B → MSETENKNVQYGADQIQVLEGLEPVRKRPGMYIGSTGAKGLHHLVYEVVDNAIDEALAGFCKTIYVAIEEGNAIRVIDDGRGIPTEVHPKTGKSTVETVLTVLHAGGKFGTGGYKVSGGLHGVGVSVVNALSTFFRVTVKRGGKIYVQEFSKGISETELQEVGVTEETGTMVEFQPDAEIFDELEYRYETLEYRLRELAFLNKGISIVLEDKRAGQEQKKEFSYLGGLKEFVVFLNKNKTPLHKDVIHFEKQIDEYYLEIAIQYTDAYIENIYSFANNINTIEGGMHLIGFKTALTRTINDYLKKSNKNKEESLSGEDVREGLTAIISIKLPEPQYEGQTKTKLGNPQVRSVVDSFLAEYFGAYLEENPQVAKIIIEKAMNARSAREAAKRARDLTRRKGVLDSTSLPGKLADCSERDPALSEIYIVEGDSAGGSAKQGRDRKTQAILPLRGKILNVEKSRLDRILTSEEIKNMITAFGCSIGEEFDESKLRYHKIVIMTDADVDGAHIRTLLLTFMFRYMKPLIENGYVYIAQPPLFKIHRGKKEVYAYNEKELPAILQEFGEGHKPGIQRYKGLGEMNPEQLWETTMNPDTRTLLRVTVEDFSGADDTFSMLMGDKVEPRREFIHNNAQYVKNLDI, encoded by the coding sequence ATGTCTGAAACAGAAAATAAGAATGTTCAGTATGGAGCTGATCAGATTCAAGTGTTGGAAGGCTTGGAACCGGTTCGTAAGCGTCCCGGAATGTATATCGGTTCTACCGGTGCAAAAGGATTACACCATTTGGTGTACGAGGTTGTAGACAATGCAATTGATGAGGCTCTTGCAGGGTTTTGTAAGACGATTTATGTAGCAATTGAAGAAGGAAATGCGATTCGTGTCATTGATGACGGAAGAGGGATTCCGACAGAGGTGCATCCGAAAACAGGAAAATCTACCGTAGAAACCGTATTGACCGTATTGCATGCGGGCGGTAAGTTCGGAACGGGAGGATATAAAGTTTCCGGTGGACTTCACGGAGTCGGGGTCTCTGTTGTAAACGCACTTTCCACTTTTTTTAGAGTGACCGTAAAAAGAGGCGGCAAAATCTATGTTCAGGAGTTCAGCAAAGGAATTTCCGAAACGGAGTTGCAAGAAGTCGGTGTGACGGAAGAAACAGGAACAATGGTTGAATTTCAACCGGATGCGGAAATTTTCGACGAGTTGGAATATCGCTATGAAACTTTGGAATACCGATTGCGTGAGCTTGCTTTTCTAAACAAAGGAATTTCTATTGTATTAGAAGATAAGAGAGCCGGACAGGAGCAGAAAAAAGAGTTCTCTTATCTTGGAGGACTCAAGGAATTTGTTGTTTTTTTGAACAAAAATAAGACTCCGCTGCACAAAGATGTGATTCATTTTGAAAAACAGATTGATGAATATTATTTGGAAATAGCAATTCAATATACAGATGCTTATATCGAGAATATCTATTCTTTTGCGAATAATATCAACACCATAGAAGGCGGAATGCATTTGATTGGGTTTAAGACCGCTTTGACGCGTACCATCAATGATTATTTAAAAAAATCCAACAAAAATAAAGAAGAGTCTCTGTCGGGAGAAGATGTTAGAGAAGGTTTGACGGCAATTATCTCTATCAAATTGCCGGAACCGCAGTATGAAGGACAGACTAAAACAAAACTTGGGAATCCGCAAGTTCGTTCTGTAGTAGATTCGTTCTTGGCAGAATATTTCGGAGCCTATTTGGAAGAAAACCCTCAAGTTGCCAAAATTATTATTGAAAAGGCAATGAATGCAAGAAGTGCAAGAGAGGCGGCAAAAAGAGCGAGAGATTTAACCAGAAGAAAGGGAGTATTGGATTCCACTTCCCTTCCGGGTAAGCTGGCAGACTGTAGTGAAAGAGATCCGGCGTTGTCTGAGATTTATATTGTCGAAGGGGATTCTGCGGGAGGTTCCGCAAAACAGGGACGAGATAGAAAAACACAGGCAATTTTACCGCTTCGAGGTAAGATATTAAATGTTGAAAAATCAAGATTGGATCGTATTTTGACGTCAGAAGAAATTAAAAATATGATTACTGCATTCGGTTGTTCCATCGGAGAAGAATTTGATGAATCCAAACTTCGTTATCACAAAATTGTCATTATGACCGATGCCGATGTCGACGGGGCGCATATTCGTACGCTACTTCTTACATTCATGTTCCGTTATATGAAGCCGTTGATTGAAAACGGATATGTCTATATTGCACAACCGCCGTTGTTCAAGATACATCGCGGAAAAAAAGAGGTTTATGCCTATAACGAAAAGGAACTTCCTGCTATTTTGCAAGAGTTTGGAGAAGGACATAAACCGGGTATTCAACGATATAAAGGTCTTGGAGAAATGAATCCGGAACAACTTTGGGAAACAACGATGAATCCCGATACACGCACCTTGCTTAGAGTAACGGTAGAGGATTTTTCGGGAGCGGACGATACTTTCTCCATGTTGATGGGAGATAAGGTAGAACCGAGAAGAGAATTTATTCATAACAATGCGCAGTATGTGAAGAATTTGGATATTTAG
- the gyrA gene encoding DNA gyrase subunit A — MSQEEMRDKIIEVDLKHEMEQSYIEYAMSVIVGRALPDVRDGLKPVHRRILYSMGQNNLTPDKPYRKSATIVGDVLGKYHPHGDTAVYDALVKMAQDFSMRYPLVDGHGNFGSIDGDSAAAMRYTESRMEKLSMEMLRDLNKETVDMVPNYDENEWEPSVLPARYPNLLVNGSNGIAVGMATSIPPHNLGEVIDAVVELIDNEDATLEDILKHIKGPDFPTGAHIMGNSSMLQAYRTGRGKVVQRAKTSFEEMSGGKTRIVVTEIPYQVNKARLVEKIAELMKDKRIDGITHIGDESNRKGMRIVIELRRDVNPDIVLNQLFKFSPLQQVFSIIMLALVNNIPKVLTLEQMLRLYLKHQEEVVTRRTQFDLKKAQDRIHLVEGLLKAIDHIDEVIAIIRSSYSDAMERLMERFDFSEIQAKAILDMQLRRLQGLEKEKLEDEQKDLQQKIDYYQEILSDRSLLLSIIKEEILEIKAKYGNERRTTFLASYEDIDIKDMIPDDEVTVTLTHLGYIKRVGIDTYKTQKRGGKGIASMSTRDEDFVDKLLLTSNHSKVIFFTNMGRIYRLNTYEIPESSRTAKGTNIVNILPLEDGEKVNTMLSIREEQASSGFVVMCTRKGIMKKTPLEEFQRSNRNGLIAISLKEDDELIGVELTDGNCNIICVARNGKAIMFDESDIRSMGRTAQGVRAMNLEEGDEIVSMMIADPEKDVLIISERGYGKRTPIAEYNLQTRGGKGSRTYKITEKTGRLVGGKVVSNDDEIMIVNIDGTLIRMEVKGISVLSRVTSGVRLMKTAENQDIASFEKIEISEEEE, encoded by the coding sequence ATGAGTCAAGAAGAGATGAGAGATAAGATTATTGAGGTAGATTTGAAGCATGAAATGGAGCAATCCTATATTGAATATGCGATGAGTGTTATCGTCGGTCGCGCACTTCCTGATGTAAGAGACGGTTTGAAACCTGTTCACAGAAGAATTCTATACAGTATGGGACAAAATAATTTGACACCGGATAAACCTTACCGAAAATCCGCTACCATTGTAGGGGATGTACTGGGAAAATACCATCCGCACGGAGATACGGCGGTATATGATGCCTTGGTTAAGATGGCACAGGATTTTTCGATGAGATATCCTTTGGTAGACGGACACGGAAACTTCGGTTCGATTGACGGAGACAGTGCGGCTGCGATGCGTTATACCGAATCGAGAATGGAAAAATTGTCGATGGAAATGCTTCGTGATTTAAACAAAGAGACCGTCGATATGGTTCCGAACTATGATGAAAATGAGTGGGAACCGAGTGTTTTGCCGGCACGATATCCGAATTTGTTAGTCAACGGTTCCAACGGGATTGCAGTAGGGATGGCAACTTCCATTCCTCCTCACAATCTGGGAGAAGTTATCGATGCGGTGGTAGAGTTGATTGACAATGAAGATGCGACCTTGGAAGACATCCTGAAACACATCAAGGGACCGGATTTTCCGACAGGAGCTCACATTATGGGAAATTCTTCCATGTTGCAAGCATATCGAACAGGAAGAGGAAAAGTTGTTCAACGAGCAAAAACTTCCTTTGAAGAAATGTCAGGCGGAAAAACGAGAATTGTCGTGACGGAAATTCCATATCAGGTGAATAAGGCACGATTGGTGGAAAAAATTGCAGAGTTGATGAAAGACAAGAGAATTGACGGAATCACCCATATCGGAGATGAAAGTAACCGAAAAGGAATGCGAATTGTCATTGAATTGAGAAGAGATGTGAATCCTGATATTGTATTGAATCAGCTGTTTAAGTTTTCTCCGTTGCAACAGGTGTTTTCCATCATTATGCTGGCATTGGTCAACAACATTCCGAAAGTGCTGACATTGGAGCAGATGTTGCGATTGTATCTCAAACATCAGGAAGAAGTTGTCACAAGAAGAACACAGTTTGATTTGAAAAAAGCACAGGATAGAATTCATTTGGTAGAAGGCTTGTTGAAGGCGATTGACCATATTGATGAAGTCATTGCGATTATCCGTTCTTCCTATTCCGATGCGATGGAACGATTGATGGAACGCTTTGATTTTTCCGAGATTCAGGCAAAAGCTATTTTGGATATGCAGTTGAGAAGATTGCAAGGTTTGGAAAAAGAAAAATTGGAAGACGAACAAAAAGACTTGCAACAAAAAATAGACTATTATCAGGAAATCTTGTCAGATCGTTCACTGCTTCTTTCCATCATCAAAGAAGAAATTTTGGAAATCAAGGCGAAATACGGCAACGAAAGAAGAACGACATTCTTGGCGTCCTATGAAGATATTGATATCAAAGACATGATACCTGATGATGAGGTAACGGTTACTTTGACACATTTGGGATATATCAAAAGAGTTGGAATCGATACCTATAAGACACAGAAGAGAGGCGGAAAAGGGATTGCATCCATGTCTACCAGAGATGAAGATTTTGTGGACAAACTGCTTTTGACAAGCAACCATAGCAAAGTGATTTTCTTTACCAATATGGGAAGAATTTATCGTTTGAATACCTATGAAATTCCGGAAAGTTCCAGAACGGCAAAGGGAACCAATATTGTAAATATCTTGCCTTTGGAAGACGGAGAAAAAGTCAATACCATGCTTTCGATTCGTGAAGAACAGGCATCATCCGGATTTGTGGTAATGTGTACTCGCAAAGGAATTATGAAAAAGACACCGTTGGAAGAATTCCAACGAAGCAACCGAAACGGTTTGATTGCAATTTCACTCAAAGAAGACGACGAGCTGATCGGTGTGGAACTGACAGACGGAAATTGCAACATTATCTGTGTTGCCCGTAACGGAAAAGCAATCATGTTCGATGAGAGCGATATCAGAAGTATGGGACGTACTGCACAGGGAGTTCGCGCAATGAACTTGGAAGAAGGAGACGAAATCGTTTCTATGATGATTGCAGATCCCGAAAAAGATGTGTTGATTATTTCAGAGCGGGGATACGGAAAGAGAACACCGATTGCGGAATACAACCTTCAAACAAGAGGAGGAAAAGGTTCCCGAACCTATAAGATTACTGAAAAGACAGGGCGATTGGTAGGCGGAAAAGTGGTATCCAACGATGATGAAATTATGATTGTCAATATAGACGGAACCTTGATTCGTATGGAAGTCAAAGGCATTTCCGTACTGAGTCGTGTTACCAGCGGAGTTCGTCTGATGAAGACGGCAGAAAATCAGGATATTGCTTCGTTTGAAAAAATCGAAATCAGTGAAGAAGAGGAATAA
- a CDS encoding YtxH domain-containing protein, with the protein MFTRRRESHLLQTVGATVIGMSAGVILGMLIAPKQGKEIRACITDKTRGLVDGAKDLGKNLKEAIQADDEEIFYYDDDDKLVFSKNFMEKEEE; encoded by the coding sequence ATGTTTACCAGAAGAAGAGAATCACACTTATTGCAAACGGTAGGAGCAACTGTAATCGGTATGAGTGCAGGAGTTATACTTGGAATGTTAATTGCACCGAAACAAGGAAAAGAAATCAGGGCATGCATTACCGATAAGACAAGAGGATTGGTGGACGGCGCAAAAGACTTGGGAAAAAATTTGAAAGAAGCAATTCAAGCGGATGATGAAGAAATCTTCTATTATGATGATGACGATAAGCTTGTTTTTTCGAAGAATTTTATGGAAAAGGAAGAGGAATAA
- a CDS encoding DUF948 domain-containing protein, which produces MWEIGVLLAGIGFLILCIFGAVTLRDFGYAAKRISHILDENEKSIKEITDSVADITDSVDNVFTTSEKVIKALTTFGAIRSVKKK; this is translated from the coding sequence ATGTGGGAAATAGGAGTTTTATTAGCCGGGATAGGATTTTTAATTTTATGCATTTTCGGAGCGGTAACGCTTAGGGATTTTGGATATGCAGCAAAAAGAATAAGTCATATTCTGGATGAAAATGAAAAAAGCATTAAGGAAATTACAGATTCTGTAGCAGACATTACAGATTCTGTGGACAATGTTTTTACAACATCCGAAAAAGTAATCAAAGCATTGACAACATTCGGTGCAATTAGGAGCGTTAAGAAAAAATAA
- a CDS encoding STAS domain-containing protein, protein MSVIVEKKYSEENNQTEMVVSGEIDIYGSEKFREEIQALVKQYPDKDLSIDMTNLDYIDSTGLGVLIGALKVLKANQKKISLHGLKPSVYKVFTITSLTQLFEVKEA, encoded by the coding sequence ATGTCAGTTATCGTTGAAAAAAAATACAGTGAAGAGAACAATCAAACCGAGATGGTTGTATCAGGTGAAATAGATATCTATGGTTCCGAGAAGTTCAGAGAAGAGATTCAAGCCTTGGTAAAGCAATATCCGGATAAAGATTTATCCATTGATATGACCAATTTGGACTATATTGATTCGACAGGTTTGGGAGTTTTGATCGGTGCGCTGAAAGTGTTGAAAGCCAATCAAAAGAAAATTTCACTACACGGTTTGAAACCGAGTGTATATAAGGTATTTACGATTACAAGTTTGACGCAACTTTTTGAGGTAAAGGAAGCATAA
- a CDS encoding ATP-binding protein produces the protein MVQDKIIKKDCITMDLPTNPEYVSVARLTVSAISNTIGFNVEEIEDIKIALSEACANAIRHSQKDTFSLHFEVEDGKLTIQVSDQGVGFDAKEVKEPVVEEMKESGLGFFIIESLMDEVKIDSEVGKGTKIRMSKFLEDNK, from the coding sequence TTGGTTCAAGATAAAATAATAAAAAAAGACTGTATTACAATGGATTTGCCTACAAATCCGGAATATGTTTCAGTGGCGAGGCTAACCGTTTCTGCTATCTCTAATACAATCGGATTCAATGTAGAAGAAATAGAAGATATCAAAATCGCTCTTTCCGAAGCATGTGCAAATGCGATTCGCCATTCTCAAAAAGATACATTCTCTTTACATTTTGAGGTGGAAGACGGGAAGTTGACCATTCAAGTGAGCGATCAGGGAGTCGGATTTGATGCAAAAGAAGTAAAAGAGCCGGTCGTAGAAGAAATGAAAGAGAGCGGACTGGGATTCTTCATTATCGAAAGTTTGATGGATGAAGTAAAAATTGACAGTGAGGTAGGAAAAGGAACAAAGATTCGGATGTCAAAATTTTTGGAGGATAATAAATAA
- a CDS encoding SigB/SigF/SigG family RNA polymerase sigma factor, whose product MNKENGKSNKKTAQSFAENPKFLGKTEKELFLLYNEDKQNRELRNELIQKNLYIAEILSKKYLNKGIEYDDIFQVASLGLILAIERYDVTKGFKFSSFATPTIIGEIKKYFRDKGWSIRVPRKIQELSKKVTQAREYLQNEKGAIPEVKDIAEYLEISEEEVMEVMEASQVYHLKSLDVTYENGGEDKEVSLIDVLGDEDKSFSEIENRDFFEKMFQKLDDVEREIIIGRFFKQKTQMKIAEELNISQMTVSRIEKKVLSKIKKEYERTMSEG is encoded by the coding sequence ATGAATAAGGAAAATGGAAAGAGCAATAAAAAAACTGCACAATCTTTTGCTGAAAATCCTAAATTCCTTGGAAAAACTGAAAAAGAATTATTCCTTTTGTACAATGAAGACAAACAAAACAGAGAACTTAGAAATGAATTGATTCAAAAAAATCTCTATATTGCAGAAATTTTATCCAAAAAATATCTGAATAAAGGGATAGAGTATGATGATATTTTTCAAGTGGCATCCTTAGGTCTTATTTTGGCAATCGAACGATATGATGTTACAAAAGGGTTCAAATTTTCTAGTTTTGCAACTCCAACCATCATTGGAGAAATCAAAAAATACTTTCGTGATAAAGGGTGGTCGATTCGTGTTCCGAGAAAAATTCAGGAACTGTCTAAAAAAGTAACTCAGGCAAGAGAATATCTACAAAACGAAAAAGGTGCCATTCCTGAAGTGAAAGATATTGCAGAATATCTGGAGATTTCGGAAGAAGAAGTGATGGAAGTGATGGAAGCATCACAGGTGTATCACTTAAAATCTCTCGATGTTACCTATGAAAACGGTGGAGAAGACAAGGAAGTATCTCTGATTGATGTATTGGGAGATGAGGATAAAAGCTTTTCCGAAATTGAAAACAGAGATTTTTTTGAGAAAATGTTCCAAAAATTGGATGATGTGGAACGAGAGATTATCATAGGTCGTTTTTTTAAGCAAAAAACACAGATGAAAATAGCGGAAGAATTGAATATTTCTCAAATGACTGTTTCGAGAATCGAAAAGAAAGTGCTTTCTAAAATCAAAAAAGAATATGAAAGAACGATGAGTGAAGGATAA
- a CDS encoding hydrolase, with protein sequence MADYENKEKNLDEYKGNVIHKLEKRDKKYTPVIESKLKKRIVEMPSAVYSASGINIFGKRIKSLLFSTDLSIIKNNNADGIIAVYPFTPQISISHAIISASATPVFCGVGGGVTSGQRSIDIAMSCELNGAYGVVLNAPATNALLMEMRKRLDIPIVVTIISEKEDFEKRIKSGAAIFNVSGGVNTAKIVRKIRENHPYFPIIATGGNTEESILETIEAGANVISYTPPSTAEIFAQIMKNYRDTMY encoded by the coding sequence ATGGCGGATTACGAAAATAAAGAAAAAAATTTAGATGAATACAAAGGCAATGTTATTCATAAATTAGAAAAAAGAGACAAAAAATATACTCCCGTGATTGAATCTAAGTTGAAAAAAAGAATTGTTGAGATGCCATCTGCAGTTTATTCAGCCAGTGGAATCAATATTTTTGGGAAAAGAATCAAATCTTTACTTTTTTCGACTGACTTATCAATTATCAAAAACAACAATGCAGACGGAATTATTGCAGTATATCCGTTTACTCCTCAGATATCAATCAGTCATGCCATTATTTCCGCTTCAGCCACACCGGTGTTTTGCGGTGTTGGAGGAGGAGTGACCTCAGGACAGCGCTCGATTGATATTGCGATGAGCTGTGAATTGAACGGAGCCTATGGTGTGGTATTGAATGCACCGGCAACCAACGCACTATTGATGGAAATGAGAAAAAGATTGGATATTCCGATTGTTGTGACGATTATTTCGGAAAAAGAAGACTTTGAGAAACGAATCAAGTCGGGAGCTGCAATTTTTAATGTATCGGGTGGTGTAAACACAGCGAAAATTGTTCGAAAAATAAGAGAAAATCACCCTTATTTCCCAATTATTGCAACAGGAGGAAATACAGAAGAAAGCATTTTGGAAACCATTGAGGCGGGAGCAAATGTCATTTCTTATACTCCACCTTCCACAGCAGAGATCTTCGCACAGATTATGAAGAATTACAGAGATACCATGTACTAA
- a CDS encoding N-acetylmuramoyl-L-alanine amidase family protein yields the protein MKKSKMKSGLLLILATILFVQVFVVDYSLAKPKKQTKTEELKGMVIGLDPGHQKKGDNKKEPVSPNSKRMKPKVSSGTAGVVTKVSEYELNLAVAKKMKAKLESMGATVVMSRETHDVNISNIERAKLMNDAECDIVIRIHADGSDKSSVNGYSILIPSGKDTTSIQKKSKSFATLLDNSMKNQVKGIRSRGLVERSDLTGFNWSTVPVILLEMGFMSNPSDDKTMQTKEYQEQLIQSLANACIQYQKANKK from the coding sequence ATGAAGAAGAGTAAGATGAAATCAGGATTGCTTTTGATACTTGCAACGATACTGTTTGTACAAGTGTTTGTAGTGGACTACAGTTTGGCAAAACCGAAAAAGCAGACGAAAACAGAGGAATTAAAAGGGATGGTAATCGGGCTTGATCCGGGACATCAAAAGAAAGGCGACAACAAAAAAGAACCGGTTTCTCCAAACTCCAAGAGGATGAAACCGAAGGTATCTTCCGGAACGGCAGGGGTTGTTACAAAAGTCTCCGAATATGAATTGAATCTTGCGGTAGCGAAGAAAATGAAAGCAAAACTGGAATCAATGGGTGCAACCGTTGTGATGTCAAGAGAGACGCATGATGTGAATATCAGCAATATTGAGCGTGCAAAACTCATGAACGATGCAGAGTGTGATATTGTGATCAGAATTCATGCAGACGGTTCGGATAAGAGCAGTGTAAACGGATATTCCATTTTGATTCCATCCGGAAAAGATACCACATCCATTCAAAAAAAGAGCAAGAGTTTTGCGACCTTGCTTGATAACAGTATGAAAAATCAGGTCAAAGGAATTCGTTCCAGAGGACTTGTGGAACGCTCCGACTTGACAGGATTCAACTGGTCCACCGTTCCGGTTATTCTACTGGAAATGGGATTTATGAGCAATCCGAGTGACGATAAAACAATGCAAACCAAAGAATATCAGGAACAGTTGATACAATCCCTTGCAAATGCTTGTATCCAATATCAAAAGGCGAACAAGAAATAA
- a CDS encoding SagB/ThcOx family dehydrogenase: protein MDYTEHRNMMKSTFHIPKEERSDKRNGIKEPELVKRIADVKEKIVLPFDGLKHLSEKNLWEISESRKSRRVYTEENLSLSELSYLLALTQKIGERGEHFRVVPSGGSRHAYETYLAIQRVDGLKQGIYHYHSKEHALELVEEIDNLQEPLLKVAERQVFLAKGAVVFFWTCIPYRGEWRYMEDSHKSMLLDAGHIGQALYLAVEAIDLGVCTVAGYHQEEADALVGVDGTEEYTVYLASVGKCK from the coding sequence ATGGATTATACAGAACATCGAAACATGATGAAATCAACCTTTCATATCCCAAAAGAAGAAAGGTCGGATAAGAGAAACGGAATTAAAGAACCTGAGCTTGTCAAACGAATTGCTGATGTGAAAGAGAAGATAGTTCTTCCATTTGATGGGCTCAAGCATTTGTCTGAAAAAAATTTGTGGGAGATTTCAGAGTCTCGAAAAAGTCGAAGAGTCTATACGGAAGAAAACCTCTCTTTGTCAGAACTTTCCTATCTTTTGGCACTGACACAAAAAATAGGGGAGAGAGGGGAGCATTTTCGCGTTGTTCCGTCCGGCGGTTCCCGTCATGCATACGAAACCTATCTTGCCATTCAGAGAGTAGACGGGTTGAAACAGGGGATTTATCATTATCATTCGAAAGAACATGCGTTGGAACTGGTGGAAGAGATTGACAACTTACAGGAACCACTTTTGAAAGTTGCGGAACGACAAGTCTTTTTGGCAAAGGGAGCTGTTGTTTTCTTTTGGACATGCATCCCTTATCGGGGAGAGTGGAGATATATGGAAGACTCGCACAAATCCATGCTTTTGGATGCGGGGCACATCGGACAGGCACTGTATCTGGCGGTAGAGGCAATCGACCTTGGAGTCTGTACTGTTGCCGGCTATCATCAGGAAGAGGCGGATGCTTTGGTTGGTGTGGACGGAACAGAGGAGTATACGGTATATCTGGCATCTGTCGGAAAATGTAAGTAA